The proteins below come from a single Xiphophorus hellerii strain 12219 chromosome 14, Xiphophorus_hellerii-4.1, whole genome shotgun sequence genomic window:
- the LOC116732337 gene encoding obscurin-like — MCDFHVDFLLLYFVSRIPDAHPAASLTVSPVREKLFTFDEVHLSCTGSSAEWRVKRLAESSYSDCSIWGTMIGSLCSFSSRWFHKAVYWCESGSGEFSNAVNITIHLAPMLHLTVSPSWLSHGASVNLSCEVDPPSEGYRFYWYEAVPDLSRNGYRYELLPDNVNGTRQDSLVIHGQRHTAGYACRVGYGNPEFLSRYSEPKFVCSPVSRPAASLSVSPDREQHFTSESVTLNCTGNSAEWRVMVTSELSFSSYTDSCSTWGAMNGSLCTFSSPQYSKATFWCESESGELSNAVNLTVQDEDLLLVSPVHPVTEGASVTLGCITREQNKLCNVTFYHNNKLRQNDSRGELKISAVSQSDEGFYKCEHSGKVSPQSWVAVEAVLKQSSSSFPVMWAVGPVCGIVLVVLLLLLIRFIRFKGTSYFYDLVRPTKEPENDPKKGQSISYSLLNFKNTGNMRCYLEPDDSPVNYDLRVGAAGRSSSAAANAAVYSEVKSDSGY; from the exons ATGTGCGATTTTCATGTTGATTTtctcttgctttattttgtctCTCGTATTCCAGATGCTCACCCAGCAGCGTCTCTCACAGTGAGTCCCGTCAGAGAAAAACTTTTCACTTTCGACGAAGTCCATCTGTCCTGCACAGGAAGCTCTGCTGAGTGGAGAGTGAAGAGGCTCGCAGAATCGTCCTACTCGGACTGCTCCATCTGGGGGACAATGATCGGATCCCTGTGCAGCTTCAGCAGCCGCTGGTTCCATAAAGCAGTGTACTGGTGTGAGTCTGGATCTGGAGAGTTCAGCAACGCAGTGAACATCACTATACACC TTGCACCGATGCTTCACCTGACTGTGTCTCCATCATGGCTGAGTCACGGAGCCTCAGTGAACCTGAGCTGTGAGGTGGATCCTCCGTCCGAAGGATATAGGTTCTACTGGTACGAAGCTGTTCCTGATCTATCAAGAAATGGCTACAGATATGAGCTGCTGCCTGATAACGTCAACGGGACGAGGCAGGACTCCCTCGTCATTCATGGACAGAGGCACACAGCAGGATATGCATGTAGGGTGGGATATGGAAACCCAGAGTTTCTCTCTCGATACAGTGAACCAAAGTTTGTCTGTTCTCCAG tctCCCGTCCAGCAGCGTCTCTCTCAGTGAGTCCTGACAGAGAGCAACACTTCACCTCTGAGTCTGTGACACTGAACTGTACAGGAAACTCTGCCGAGTGGAGAGTGATGGTGACGAGTGAATTAAGCTTCTCATCGTACACCGACTCCTGCTCCACCTGGGGGGCAATGAATGGATCCTTGTGTACCTTCAGCAGTCCTCAGTACTCTAAAGCAACGTTCTGGTGCGAGTCTGAATCAGGAGAGCTCAGCAACGCAGTCAACCTCACTGTACAAG ATGAAGATCTTCTCCTGGTGAGCCCCGTCCATCCTGTGACTGAAGGAGCTTCTGTTACTCTGGGCTGCATAAcgagagaacaaaacaaactttgcaATGTGACTTTCTATCACAACAACAAGCTGAGACAAAATGACAGCAGAGGAGAGCTGAAGATCTCTGCAGTGTCTCAGTCAGATGAAGGTTTCTACAAGTGTGAACATTCAGGAAAAGTTTCTCCACAGAGCTGGGTGGCTGTTGAAG ctgttttaaaacagaGCAGCTCTTCATTTCCTGTAATGTGGGCCGTCGGACCGGTTTGTGGAATCGTCCTCGTTGTTCTCCTGCTGCTTCTGATTCGCTTCATAAGGTTCAAAG GCACTTCCTACTTCTACGACTTAGTGAGACCCACTAAAGAACCTGAAAACG ATCCAAAGAAAGGTCAAAGCATCTCCTACTCTCTcctaaactttaaaaacactgGAAACATGA GGTGCTATCTGGAACCAGATGACAGCCCTGTCAATTATGACTTGAGAGTAGGAGCTGCAG GAAGGTCCAGTTCAGCAGCAGCCAACGCAGCCGTTTACTCTGAAGTGAAATCGGACTCTGGATATTGA